CACGCCCTGGCATGGCCGCCTGCGCCTGCGGTTCCCGCAACTGGGCGAGCTCGACGCGCGCCTGACGCTCACCGGCGGGCGCCTGCAGGTACAGTTCGCGGCCGGCAGCGAGGCAAGCGCCGAGGTCTTGCGGCGCCACATGGGGAGCCTGGCCGGCGCGCTCGATGCGGCCGGCACCGAGCTGGCCGGTTTCGAGGTGCGCGCTGGCGGGCTCGAGGCGGCGCCCGGCCCCGCCAGCGCTACGCAAGAGCCGGCCGGATGAGCGGCGGCGGCAACAAGGGGCGCCAGAACGCCGTCGCGATTGCCTATGGCAGCGGCGACGCCGCGCCAAGGGTGGTGGCCAAGGGCCAGGGCCTGGTGGCCGAGCAGATCATGCGCCGCGCCAATGAGGCCGGGGTGTTCGTGCACGAATCGAAAGAGCTGGTCCAGCTGCTGATGGGGGTGGATCTCGATCGCGAGATCCCTCCCGCGCTGTATCGGGCAATTGCGGAACTGTTGGCATGGCTATATCATATTGAGTCGGTGCAAACGCCTGGGGCAGAAAAAGCGCCTCCGCCGGACCCGACGCCCCACCTCAATCTGGACGACGCGTCGAACGCTGGTATCAGTAAAGAATGATCGCAGAGAATGATCGCAATGAATAATCAGGAACTCGAAGACTGGCACGACTACCAGGTCGAGTCGCGCCGTGAAATCGTGGCGCTGCTGCGCCAGATCGGCGAGAAGCGCCAGCTGATCCGGATGCTGGTCAAGGGCGAGGCCGATGTCTGCGTCACCAGCATTCTCGAGGTCGATCCCGACACTAATACCATGGTGCTCGACCGCTCGATCGAGCCAGCGCAGAACGAGCGTATCCTCGCGGCCGGAAAGGTGCGCTGCGAAACCTCGCTCGACAAGATCCGTATCCTGTTCAACGCAGGTGAACTGCGTCCCTGCCAGTTCGAGGGCCAGCCGGCGCTGCGCGCCGACATTGCTCCAAGCCTGATCCGCCTGCAGCGCCGCGAGTGCTACCGGATGGAGACGCCGGTATCGAATCCGGTGCGCGCCATCATCCCGCTGGCGCCCAAGATGGTCGCCGACACCGGCGTGAGCAGCGGTGTGTTTCCGCTGCACGACATCAGTTGCGGCGGCATCGCCATCCTCGACAACAAGCTCCAGCTCGGCACCACGATCGGGCAGGCTTTCCCCAACAGCCGCATCGAGTTGCCCGAGATCGGTCCGGTAACGGTCACGCTGCAGCTGCGCAACTCGCTCGAGGTGAGCATGCTCAACAACAAGAGCCATCAGCGCCTCGGCATGCAATTTGTCGATCTCTCGCGCGGCGGCATGGCGGCAGTGCAACGCTACATCACCAAGCTCGAACGCGAACGCAATGCCCGCCTGGCGGGGCTGGCCTGAACCTGCGCTGAACGGGACAATTTTTACCATTTGGCAAAAAAGTTGGGTGCCAATCAGTTAACAAACTGCATGGCAAACGCGCTACACTTGAGGTGTCACGACATGCTGGTGCCCCGATGCCGCCGCGCGCTTCCACTGCCGATTATTTCTTCACCGCGTTTGCCGACTCGTCGGTGGGCATGGCCCTGGTTGACTTAAAAGGCAACTGGATCGAGGGCAGTCCGGCCCTACGCTGGCGTCGTTGGCCGCCTCGCAATGGGCGCCAGCATCGGCGTGGCGCACTACCTGCAGGACAACACGTCCGACACCTTGCTCTCGCGCGCCTTCTTGCGCGATGGGGAATGTGTGGTGAGCAGCTGAGCATGCTCAGGCGGACCGGGTGAACGCATTTCTGCCCGACGGTCCCCCGACGCAACAGGACGCATGCGATATACTTGCTTGACCATGCGCCTGACTTCTTTCACCGATTACACCTTGCGGACCCTGCTCCACCTTGGCGGCAATCCGGGCCGGCTCGTCACCATCCAGGAGATCGCGGACCTGCACACCATCTCCAGGAACCACCTGATGAAAGTGGTGCACGAGCTGGGCCGTAACGGCGTTATCGAGACCGTGCGCGGGCGCAACGGTGGCTTTCGCTTGGCACACCCTCCCGAAGACATCAACATCGGCGCCGTGGTCCGCC
Above is a genomic segment from Massilia sp. H6 containing:
- a CDS encoding EscU/YscU/HrcU family type III secretion system export apparatus switch protein yields the protein MSGGGNKGRQNAVAIAYGSGDAAPRVVAKGQGLVAEQIMRRANEAGVFVHESKELVQLLMGVDLDREIPPALYRAIAELLAWLYHIESVQTPGAEKAPPPDPTPHLNLDDASNAGISKE
- a CDS encoding flagellar brake protein — protein: MNNQELEDWHDYQVESRREIVALLRQIGEKRQLIRMLVKGEADVCVTSILEVDPDTNTMVLDRSIEPAQNERILAAGKVRCETSLDKIRILFNAGELRPCQFEGQPALRADIAPSLIRLQRRECYRMETPVSNPVRAIIPLAPKMVADTGVSSGVFPLHDISCGGIAILDNKLQLGTTIGQAFPNSRIELPEIGPVTVTLQLRNSLEVSMLNNKSHQRLGMQFVDLSRGGMAAVQRYITKLERERNARLAGLA
- a CDS encoding Rrf2 family transcriptional regulator; its protein translation is MRLTSFTDYTLRTLLHLGGNPGRLVTIQEIADLHTISRNHLMKVVHELGRNGVIETVRGRNGGFRLAHPPEDINIGAVVRQSESDFYMAECFDPNGNVCALVKGCSLRGVLTNATAAYLAELDRHTLAMLLPEPAPRDAGIPISFQRNEAQADQAA